A window from Symphalangus syndactylus isolate Jambi chromosome 22, NHGRI_mSymSyn1-v2.1_pri, whole genome shotgun sequence encodes these proteins:
- the SUN1 gene encoding SUN domain-containing protein 1 isoform X22: MSRRSLRLATTACTLGDGEAVGANNGTSSAVSLKNRVARTAKQRRSANKSAFSINHVSRQVTSSGISHGGTDSLQDAVTRRPSVLDESWIREQTTVDHFWGLDDDGDLKGGNKAAIQGNGDVGAATATAHNGFSCSNCSMLSERKDVLTAHPAAPGPVSRVYSRDRNQKRGASFYVNRILWLARYTASSFSSFLVQLFQVVLMKLNYESENYKLKTHESKDCESESYKSKSHESKAHASYYGRMNVREVLREDGHLSVNGEALCNDCKGKRHLDAHTAIHLQSPRPPGRAGTLQHIWACAGYFLLQILRRIGAAGRAVSRTAWSALWLAVVAPGKAASGVFWWLGIGWYQLVTLISWLNVFLLTRCLRTICKFLVLLIPLFLLLAGLSLRSQGDFFSFLPVLNWASMHRTQRVDDPQDVFKPATSRRNQPLQGDNEALPWHWMSGVEQQVASLSGQCHHHGENLQELTALLQKLQARVDQMDGGAARPSASTDFMAFHQEHEVRISHLEDILGKLREKSEAIQKDLEQTKQKTISAVGEQLLPTVEHLQLELDQLKSELSSWRHVKNGCETVDAVRERVDVQVREMVKLLFSEDQQGSSLEQLLQRFSSQFVSKGDLHTMLRDLELQILRNVTHHVSVTKQLPTSEAMVSAVSEVGASGITEAQARAIVNNALKLYSQDKTGMVDFALESGGGSILSTRCSETYETKTALMSLFGIPLWYFSQSPRVVIQPDVYPGNCWAFKGSQGYLVVRLSMMIHPAAFTLEHIPKTLSPTGNISSAPKDFAVYGLENEYQEEGQLLGQFTYDQDGESLQMFQALKRPDDTAFQIVELRIFSNWGHPEYTCLYRFRVHGEPVK; encoded by the exons ATGTCCCGCCGTAGTTTGCGCCTGGCCACGACAGCATGCACCCTGGGGGATGGTGAGGCTGTGGGTGCCAACAACGGCACCAGCAGCGCTGTCTCCCTGAAGAACCGAGTGGCCAG aacAGCAAAACAGCGCAGAAGCGCAAACAAATCAGCTTTTAGTATCAACCACGTGTCAAGGCAGGTCACGTCCTCTGGCATCAGCCACGGCGGCACTGACAGCCTGCAGGATGCTGTGACTCGACGGCCTTCTGTACTGGACGAGTCTTGGATTCGTGAACAGACCACAGTGGACCACTTCTGGG gtcttgatgatgatggtgatctTAAAG GTGGAAATAAAGCTGCCATTCAGGGAAACGGGGATGTGGGAGCCGCCACCGCCACCGCACACAACGGCTTCTCCTGCAGCAACTGCAGCATGCTGTCCGAGCGCAAGGACGTGCTCACGGCGCACCCCGCGGCCCCCGGGCCCGTGTCGAGAGTTTATTCTAGGGACAGGAATCAAAAAC GCGGTGCGTCTTTCTACGTGAATAGGATTTTGTGGCTGGCCAGATACACTGCGTCatctttttcatcatttttagtTCAACTTTTTCAAGTGGTTTTAATGAAGCTCAATTATGAATCAGAAAATTACAAATTGAAAACTCATGAATCAAAAGATTGTGAATCCGAAAGCTATAAGTCAAAAAGCCATGAATCAAaag CTCATGCCAGTTACTATGGGAGAATGAATGTGAGAGAGGTTCTCAGAGAGGATGGCCACCTCAGTGTAAATGGGGAAGCGCTGT GCAACGACTGTAAGGGCAAGAGGCACCTCGACGCACACACAGCCATCCACTTGCAGTCGCCACGGCCGCCCGGGCGGGCAGGGACCCTCCAGCACATCTGGGCATGTGCAG GTTACTTCTTGCTGCAGATTCTGCGCAGGATCGGAGCTGCGGGCCGGGCTGTGTCCAGGACGGCGTGGTCGGCCCTTTGGCTGGCTGTGGTTGCTCCAG GGAAGGCAGCCTCTGGAGTGTTCTGGTGGCTGGGGATTGGATGGTACCAGCTTGTGACTTTGATTTCGTGGCTGAATGTGTTTCTTCTTACCAG GTGCCTTCGAACCATCTGCAAGTTTTTAGTCTTGCTCATCCCACTCTTCCTTTTACTAG CAGGTCTCTCCTTACGGAGCCAGGGCGATTTCTTTTCGTTCCTGCCCGTGTTGAACTGGGCAAGCATGCATAGAACGCAGCGGGTGGATGACCCCCAGGACGTATTTAAACCCGCAACTTCTCGCCGGAACCAGCCTCTGCAG GGTGACAATGAGGCTCTTCCATGGCATTGGATGAGTGGCGTGGAGCAGCAGGTGGCCTCTCTGTCTGGACAGTGCCACCACCATGGCGAGAATCTCCAAGAGCTGACTGCTTTGCTTCAGAAGCTGCAGGCTCGGGTGGACCAGATGGACGGTGGCGCTGCCAGGCCGTCAGCATCG aCTGACTTTATGGCTTTTCACCAAGAACATGAAGTGCGCATCTCACACTTGGAAGATATTCTGGGAAAACTGAGAGAAAAATCTGAG GCCATCCAGAAGGATCTAGAGCAGACCAAGCAAAAAACAATCAG TGCGGTTGGTGAGCAGCTTCTGCCCACGGTCGAGCACCTCCAGCTGGAACTGGATCAGCTAAAGTCAGAGCTGTCCAGCTGGCGACACGTGAAGAACGGCTGTGAGACAGTGGATGCCGTACGAGAAAGA GTGGATGTGCAAGTCAGAGAAATGGTGAAACTCCTGTTTTCTGAAGATCAGCAAGGCAGTTCTCTGGAACAGCTGCTGCAGAGGTTCTCATCACAGTTTGTGAGCAAAGGCGACTTGCACACGATGCTGCGAGACCTGGAGCTGCAAATCCTGAGGAACGTCACCCACCACGTTTCTGTGACCAAGCAGCTCCCAACCTCGGAAGCCATGGTGTCTGCTGTGAGCGAGGTGGGGGCGTCTGGAATAACAGAGGCG CAAGCACGTGCCATTGTGAACAACGCCTTGAAGCTGTATTCCCAAGATAAGACTGGGATGGTGGACTTTGCTCTGGAGTCTGGCG GTGGCAGCATCTTAAGTACTCGCTGTTCTGAAACTTACGAAACCAAAACGGCGCTGATGAGTCTGTTTGGGATCCCGCTGTGGTACTTCTCGCAGTCCCCGCGCGTGGTCATCCAG CCTGACGTTTACCCCGGTAACTGCTGGGCATTTAAAGGCTCCCAGGGGTATCTGGTGGTGAGGCTCTCCATGATGATCCACCCAGCCGCCTTCACTCTGGAGCACATCCCTAAGACGCTGTCGCCAACAGGCAACATCAGCAGCGCCCCCAAGGACTTTGCCGTCTAC GGATTAGAAAATGAGTATCAGGAAGAAGGGCAGCTTCTGGGACAGTTCACATATGATCAGGACGGGGAGTCACTCCAGATGTTCCAGGCCCTG AAAAGACCCGACGACACAGCTTTCCAAATAGTGGAACTTCGGATTTTTTCTAACTGGGGCCATCCTGAGTATACCTGTTTGTATCGGTTCAGAGTTCATGGCGAGCCAGTCAAGTGA
- the SUN1 gene encoding SUN domain-containing protein 1 isoform X24, with amino-acid sequence MNMDFSRLHMYSPPQCVPENTGYTYALSSSYSSDALDFETEHKLDPVFDSPRMSRRSLRLATTACTLGDGEAVGANNGTSSAVSLKNRVARTAKQRRSANKSAFSINHVSRQVTSSGISHGGTDSLQDAVTRRPSVLDESWIREQTTVDHFWGLDDDGDLKGGNKAAIQGNGDVGAATATAHNGFSCSNCSMLSERKDVLTAHPAAPGPVSRVYSRDRNQKRGASFYVNRILWLARYTASSFSSFLVQLFQVVLMKLNYESENYKLKTHESKDCESESYKSKSHESKGYFLLQILRRIGAAGRAVSRTAWSALWLAVVAPGKAASGVFWWLGIGWYQLVTLISWLNVFLLTRCLRTICKFLVLLIPLFLLLAGLSLRSQGDFFSFLPVLNWASMHRTQRVDDPQDVFKPATSRRNQPLQGDNEALPWHWMSGVEQQVASLSGQCHHHGENLQELTALLQKLQARVDQMDGGAARPSASVRDAVGQPLRETDFMAFHQEHEVRISHLEDILGKLREKSEAIQKDLEQTKQKTISAVGEQLLPTVEHLQLELDQLKSELSSWRHVKNGCETVDAVRERVDVQVREMVKLLFSEDQQGSSLEQLLQRFSSQFVSKGDLHTMLRDLELQILRNVTHHVSVTKQLPTSEAMVSAVSEVGASGITEAQARAIVNNALKLYSQDKTGMVDFALESGGGSILSTRCSETYETKTALMSLFGIPLWYFSQSPRVVIQPDVYPGNCWAFKGSQGYLVVRLSMMIHPAAFTLEHIPKTLSPTGNISSAPKDFAVYGLENEYQEEGQLLGQFTYDQDGESLQMFQALKRPDDTAFQIVELRIFSNWGHPEYTCLYRFRVHGEPVK; translated from the exons TTCCAGTTATTCTTCAGATGCTCTGGATTTTGAGACGGAGCACAAATTGGACCCTGTATTTGATTCTCCACGGATGTCCCGCCGTAGTTTGCGCCTGGCCACGACAGCATGCACCCTGGGGGATGGTGAGGCTGTGGGTGCCAACAACGGCACCAGCAGCGCTGTCTCCCTGAAGAACCGAGTGGCCAG aacAGCAAAACAGCGCAGAAGCGCAAACAAATCAGCTTTTAGTATCAACCACGTGTCAAGGCAGGTCACGTCCTCTGGCATCAGCCACGGCGGCACTGACAGCCTGCAGGATGCTGTGACTCGACGGCCTTCTGTACTGGACGAGTCTTGGATTCGTGAACAGACCACAGTGGACCACTTCTGGG gtcttgatgatgatggtgatctTAAAG GTGGAAATAAAGCTGCCATTCAGGGAAACGGGGATGTGGGAGCCGCCACCGCCACCGCACACAACGGCTTCTCCTGCAGCAACTGCAGCATGCTGTCCGAGCGCAAGGACGTGCTCACGGCGCACCCCGCGGCCCCCGGGCCCGTGTCGAGAGTTTATTCTAGGGACAGGAATCAAAAAC GCGGTGCGTCTTTCTACGTGAATAGGATTTTGTGGCTGGCCAGATACACTGCGTCatctttttcatcatttttagtTCAACTTTTTCAAGTGGTTTTAATGAAGCTCAATTATGAATCAGAAAATTACAAATTGAAAACTCATGAATCAAAAGATTGTGAATCCGAAAGCTATAAGTCAAAAAGCCATGAATCAAaag GTTACTTCTTGCTGCAGATTCTGCGCAGGATCGGAGCTGCGGGCCGGGCTGTGTCCAGGACGGCGTGGTCGGCCCTTTGGCTGGCTGTGGTTGCTCCAG GGAAGGCAGCCTCTGGAGTGTTCTGGTGGCTGGGGATTGGATGGTACCAGCTTGTGACTTTGATTTCGTGGCTGAATGTGTTTCTTCTTACCAG GTGCCTTCGAACCATCTGCAAGTTTTTAGTCTTGCTCATCCCACTCTTCCTTTTACTAG CAGGTCTCTCCTTACGGAGCCAGGGCGATTTCTTTTCGTTCCTGCCCGTGTTGAACTGGGCAAGCATGCATAGAACGCAGCGGGTGGATGACCCCCAGGACGTATTTAAACCCGCAACTTCTCGCCGGAACCAGCCTCTGCAG GGTGACAATGAGGCTCTTCCATGGCATTGGATGAGTGGCGTGGAGCAGCAGGTGGCCTCTCTGTCTGGACAGTGCCACCACCATGGCGAGAATCTCCAAGAGCTGACTGCTTTGCTTCAGAAGCTGCAGGCTCGGGTGGACCAGATGGACGGTGGCGCTGCCAGGCCGTCAGCATCGGTCAGAGACGCTGTGGGACAGCCCCTGAGGGAA aCTGACTTTATGGCTTTTCACCAAGAACATGAAGTGCGCATCTCACACTTGGAAGATATTCTGGGAAAACTGAGAGAAAAATCTGAG GCCATCCAGAAGGATCTAGAGCAGACCAAGCAAAAAACAATCAG TGCGGTTGGTGAGCAGCTTCTGCCCACGGTCGAGCACCTCCAGCTGGAACTGGATCAGCTAAAGTCAGAGCTGTCCAGCTGGCGACACGTGAAGAACGGCTGTGAGACAGTGGATGCCGTACGAGAAAGA GTGGATGTGCAAGTCAGAGAAATGGTGAAACTCCTGTTTTCTGAAGATCAGCAAGGCAGTTCTCTGGAACAGCTGCTGCAGAGGTTCTCATCACAGTTTGTGAGCAAAGGCGACTTGCACACGATGCTGCGAGACCTGGAGCTGCAAATCCTGAGGAACGTCACCCACCACGTTTCTGTGACCAAGCAGCTCCCAACCTCGGAAGCCATGGTGTCTGCTGTGAGCGAGGTGGGGGCGTCTGGAATAACAGAGGCG CAAGCACGTGCCATTGTGAACAACGCCTTGAAGCTGTATTCCCAAGATAAGACTGGGATGGTGGACTTTGCTCTGGAGTCTGGCG GTGGCAGCATCTTAAGTACTCGCTGTTCTGAAACTTACGAAACCAAAACGGCGCTGATGAGTCTGTTTGGGATCCCGCTGTGGTACTTCTCGCAGTCCCCGCGCGTGGTCATCCAG CCTGACGTTTACCCCGGTAACTGCTGGGCATTTAAAGGCTCCCAGGGGTATCTGGTGGTGAGGCTCTCCATGATGATCCACCCAGCCGCCTTCACTCTGGAGCACATCCCTAAGACGCTGTCGCCAACAGGCAACATCAGCAGCGCCCCCAAGGACTTTGCCGTCTAC GGATTAGAAAATGAGTATCAGGAAGAAGGGCAGCTTCTGGGACAGTTCACATATGATCAGGACGGGGAGTCACTCCAGATGTTCCAGGCCCTG AAAAGACCCGACGACACAGCTTTCCAAATAGTGGAACTTCGGATTTTTTCTAACTGGGGCCATCCTGAGTATACCTGTTTGTATCGGTTCAGAGTTCATGGCGAGCCAGTCAAGTGA
- the SUN1 gene encoding SUN domain-containing protein 1 isoform X11, giving the protein MNMDFSRLHMYSPPQCVPENTGYTYALSSSYSSDALDFETEHKLDPVFDSPRMSRRSLRLATTACTLGDGEAVGANNGTSSAVSLKNRVARTAKQRRSANKSAFSINHVSRQVTSSGISHGGTDSLQDAVTRRPSVLDESWIREQTTVDHFWGLDDDGDLKGGNKAAIQGNGDVGAATATAHNGFSCSNCSMLSERKDVLTAHPAAPGPVSRVYSRDRNQKRGASFYVNRILWLARYTASSFSSFLVQLFQVVLMKLNYESENYKLKTHESKDCESESYKSKSHESKAHASYYGRMNVREVLREDGHLSVNGEALCYFLLQILRRIGAAGRAVSRTAWSALWLAVVAPGKAASGVFWWLGIGWYQLVTLISWLNVFLLTRCLRTICKFLVLLIPLFLLLAGLSLRSQGDFFSFLPVLNWASMHRTQRVDDPQDVFKPATSRRNQPLQGDNEALPWHWMSGVEQQVASLSGQCHHHGENLQELTALLQKLQARVDQMDGGAARPSASVRDAVGQPLRETDFMAFHQEHEVRISHLEDILGKLREKSEAIQKDLEQTKQKTISAVGEQLLPTVEHLQLELDQLKSELSSWRHVKNGCETVDAVRERVDVQVREMVKLLFSEDQQGSSLEQLLQRFSSQFVSKGDLHTMLRDLELQILRNVTHHVSVTKQLPTSEAMVSAVSEVGASGITEAQARAIVNNALKLYSQDKTGMVDFALESGGGSILSTRCSETYETKTALMSLFGIPLWYFSQSPRVVIQPDVYPGNCWAFKGSQGYLVVRLSMMIHPAAFTLEHIPKTLSPTGNISSAPKDFAVYGLENEYQEEGQLLGQFTYDQDGESLQMFQALKRPDDTAFQIVELRIFSNWGHPEYTCLYRFRVHGEPVK; this is encoded by the exons TTCCAGTTATTCTTCAGATGCTCTGGATTTTGAGACGGAGCACAAATTGGACCCTGTATTTGATTCTCCACGGATGTCCCGCCGTAGTTTGCGCCTGGCCACGACAGCATGCACCCTGGGGGATGGTGAGGCTGTGGGTGCCAACAACGGCACCAGCAGCGCTGTCTCCCTGAAGAACCGAGTGGCCAG aacAGCAAAACAGCGCAGAAGCGCAAACAAATCAGCTTTTAGTATCAACCACGTGTCAAGGCAGGTCACGTCCTCTGGCATCAGCCACGGCGGCACTGACAGCCTGCAGGATGCTGTGACTCGACGGCCTTCTGTACTGGACGAGTCTTGGATTCGTGAACAGACCACAGTGGACCACTTCTGGG gtcttgatgatgatggtgatctTAAAG GTGGAAATAAAGCTGCCATTCAGGGAAACGGGGATGTGGGAGCCGCCACCGCCACCGCACACAACGGCTTCTCCTGCAGCAACTGCAGCATGCTGTCCGAGCGCAAGGACGTGCTCACGGCGCACCCCGCGGCCCCCGGGCCCGTGTCGAGAGTTTATTCTAGGGACAGGAATCAAAAAC GCGGTGCGTCTTTCTACGTGAATAGGATTTTGTGGCTGGCCAGATACACTGCGTCatctttttcatcatttttagtTCAACTTTTTCAAGTGGTTTTAATGAAGCTCAATTATGAATCAGAAAATTACAAATTGAAAACTCATGAATCAAAAGATTGTGAATCCGAAAGCTATAAGTCAAAAAGCCATGAATCAAaag CTCATGCCAGTTACTATGGGAGAATGAATGTGAGAGAGGTTCTCAGAGAGGATGGCCACCTCAGTGTAAATGGGGAAGCGCTGT GTTACTTCTTGCTGCAGATTCTGCGCAGGATCGGAGCTGCGGGCCGGGCTGTGTCCAGGACGGCGTGGTCGGCCCTTTGGCTGGCTGTGGTTGCTCCAG GGAAGGCAGCCTCTGGAGTGTTCTGGTGGCTGGGGATTGGATGGTACCAGCTTGTGACTTTGATTTCGTGGCTGAATGTGTTTCTTCTTACCAG GTGCCTTCGAACCATCTGCAAGTTTTTAGTCTTGCTCATCCCACTCTTCCTTTTACTAG CAGGTCTCTCCTTACGGAGCCAGGGCGATTTCTTTTCGTTCCTGCCCGTGTTGAACTGGGCAAGCATGCATAGAACGCAGCGGGTGGATGACCCCCAGGACGTATTTAAACCCGCAACTTCTCGCCGGAACCAGCCTCTGCAG GGTGACAATGAGGCTCTTCCATGGCATTGGATGAGTGGCGTGGAGCAGCAGGTGGCCTCTCTGTCTGGACAGTGCCACCACCATGGCGAGAATCTCCAAGAGCTGACTGCTTTGCTTCAGAAGCTGCAGGCTCGGGTGGACCAGATGGACGGTGGCGCTGCCAGGCCGTCAGCATCGGTCAGAGACGCTGTGGGACAGCCCCTGAGGGAA aCTGACTTTATGGCTTTTCACCAAGAACATGAAGTGCGCATCTCACACTTGGAAGATATTCTGGGAAAACTGAGAGAAAAATCTGAG GCCATCCAGAAGGATCTAGAGCAGACCAAGCAAAAAACAATCAG TGCGGTTGGTGAGCAGCTTCTGCCCACGGTCGAGCACCTCCAGCTGGAACTGGATCAGCTAAAGTCAGAGCTGTCCAGCTGGCGACACGTGAAGAACGGCTGTGAGACAGTGGATGCCGTACGAGAAAGA GTGGATGTGCAAGTCAGAGAAATGGTGAAACTCCTGTTTTCTGAAGATCAGCAAGGCAGTTCTCTGGAACAGCTGCTGCAGAGGTTCTCATCACAGTTTGTGAGCAAAGGCGACTTGCACACGATGCTGCGAGACCTGGAGCTGCAAATCCTGAGGAACGTCACCCACCACGTTTCTGTGACCAAGCAGCTCCCAACCTCGGAAGCCATGGTGTCTGCTGTGAGCGAGGTGGGGGCGTCTGGAATAACAGAGGCG CAAGCACGTGCCATTGTGAACAACGCCTTGAAGCTGTATTCCCAAGATAAGACTGGGATGGTGGACTTTGCTCTGGAGTCTGGCG GTGGCAGCATCTTAAGTACTCGCTGTTCTGAAACTTACGAAACCAAAACGGCGCTGATGAGTCTGTTTGGGATCCCGCTGTGGTACTTCTCGCAGTCCCCGCGCGTGGTCATCCAG CCTGACGTTTACCCCGGTAACTGCTGGGCATTTAAAGGCTCCCAGGGGTATCTGGTGGTGAGGCTCTCCATGATGATCCACCCAGCCGCCTTCACTCTGGAGCACATCCCTAAGACGCTGTCGCCAACAGGCAACATCAGCAGCGCCCCCAAGGACTTTGCCGTCTAC GGATTAGAAAATGAGTATCAGGAAGAAGGGCAGCTTCTGGGACAGTTCACATATGATCAGGACGGGGAGTCACTCCAGATGTTCCAGGCCCTG AAAAGACCCGACGACACAGCTTTCCAAATAGTGGAACTTCGGATTTTTTCTAACTGGGGCCATCCTGAGTATACCTGTTTGTATCGGTTCAGAGTTCATGGCGAGCCAGTCAAGTGA
- the SUN1 gene encoding SUN domain-containing protein 1 isoform X42 → MNMDFSRLHMYSPPQCVPENTGYTYALSSSYSSDALDFETEHKLDPVFDSPRMSRRSLRLATTACTLGDGEAVGANNGTSSAVSLKNRVARTAKQRRSANKSAFSINHVSRQVTSSGISHGGTDSLQDAVTRRPSVLDESWIREQTTVDHFWGLDDDGDLKGGNKAAIQGNGDVGAATATAHNGFSCSNCSMLSERKDVLTAHPAAPGPVSRVYSRDRNQKRYFLLQILRRIGAAGRAVSRTAWSALWLAVVAPGKAASGVFWWLGIGWYQLVTLISWLNVFLLTRCLRTICKFLVLLIPLFLLLGLSLRSQGDFFSFLPVLNWASMHRTQRVDDPQDVFKPATSRRNQPLQGDNEALPWHWMSGVEQQVASLSGQCHHHGENLQELTALLQKLQARVDQMDGGAARPSASVRDAVGQPLRETDFMAFHQEHEVRISHLEDILGKLREKSEAIQKDLEQTKQKTISAVGEQLLPTVEHLQLELDQLKSELSSWRHVKNGCETVDAVRERVDVQVREMVKLLFSEDQQGSSLEQLLQRFSSQFVSKGDLHTMLRDLELQILRNVTHHVSVTKQLPTSEAMVSAVSEVGASGITEAQARAIVNNALKLYSQDKTGMVDFALESGGGSILSTRCSETYETKTALMSLFGIPLWYFSQSPRVVIQPDVYPGNCWAFKGSQGYLVVRLSMMIHPAAFTLEHIPKTLSPTGNISSAPKDFAVYGLENEYQEEGQLLGQFTYDQDGESLQMFQALKRPDDTAFQIVELRIFSNWGHPEYTCLYRFRVHGEPVK, encoded by the exons TTCCAGTTATTCTTCAGATGCTCTGGATTTTGAGACGGAGCACAAATTGGACCCTGTATTTGATTCTCCACGGATGTCCCGCCGTAGTTTGCGCCTGGCCACGACAGCATGCACCCTGGGGGATGGTGAGGCTGTGGGTGCCAACAACGGCACCAGCAGCGCTGTCTCCCTGAAGAACCGAGTGGCCAG aacAGCAAAACAGCGCAGAAGCGCAAACAAATCAGCTTTTAGTATCAACCACGTGTCAAGGCAGGTCACGTCCTCTGGCATCAGCCACGGCGGCACTGACAGCCTGCAGGATGCTGTGACTCGACGGCCTTCTGTACTGGACGAGTCTTGGATTCGTGAACAGACCACAGTGGACCACTTCTGGG gtcttgatgatgatggtgatctTAAAG GTGGAAATAAAGCTGCCATTCAGGGAAACGGGGATGTGGGAGCCGCCACCGCCACCGCACACAACGGCTTCTCCTGCAGCAACTGCAGCATGCTGTCCGAGCGCAAGGACGTGCTCACGGCGCACCCCGCGGCCCCCGGGCCCGTGTCGAGAGTTTATTCTAGGGACAGGAATCAAAAAC GTTACTTCTTGCTGCAGATTCTGCGCAGGATCGGAGCTGCGGGCCGGGCTGTGTCCAGGACGGCGTGGTCGGCCCTTTGGCTGGCTGTGGTTGCTCCAG GGAAGGCAGCCTCTGGAGTGTTCTGGTGGCTGGGGATTGGATGGTACCAGCTTGTGACTTTGATTTCGTGGCTGAATGTGTTTCTTCTTACCAG GTGCCTTCGAACCATCTGCAAGTTTTTAGTCTTGCTCATCCCACTCTTCCTTTTACTAG GTCTCTCCTTACGGAGCCAGGGCGATTTCTTTTCGTTCCTGCCCGTGTTGAACTGGGCAAGCATGCATAGAACGCAGCGGGTGGATGACCCCCAGGACGTATTTAAACCCGCAACTTCTCGCCGGAACCAGCCTCTGCAG GGTGACAATGAGGCTCTTCCATGGCATTGGATGAGTGGCGTGGAGCAGCAGGTGGCCTCTCTGTCTGGACAGTGCCACCACCATGGCGAGAATCTCCAAGAGCTGACTGCTTTGCTTCAGAAGCTGCAGGCTCGGGTGGACCAGATGGACGGTGGCGCTGCCAGGCCGTCAGCATCGGTCAGAGACGCTGTGGGACAGCCCCTGAGGGAA aCTGACTTTATGGCTTTTCACCAAGAACATGAAGTGCGCATCTCACACTTGGAAGATATTCTGGGAAAACTGAGAGAAAAATCTGAG GCCATCCAGAAGGATCTAGAGCAGACCAAGCAAAAAACAATCAG TGCGGTTGGTGAGCAGCTTCTGCCCACGGTCGAGCACCTCCAGCTGGAACTGGATCAGCTAAAGTCAGAGCTGTCCAGCTGGCGACACGTGAAGAACGGCTGTGAGACAGTGGATGCCGTACGAGAAAGA GTGGATGTGCAAGTCAGAGAAATGGTGAAACTCCTGTTTTCTGAAGATCAGCAAGGCAGTTCTCTGGAACAGCTGCTGCAGAGGTTCTCATCACAGTTTGTGAGCAAAGGCGACTTGCACACGATGCTGCGAGACCTGGAGCTGCAAATCCTGAGGAACGTCACCCACCACGTTTCTGTGACCAAGCAGCTCCCAACCTCGGAAGCCATGGTGTCTGCTGTGAGCGAGGTGGGGGCGTCTGGAATAACAGAGGCG CAAGCACGTGCCATTGTGAACAACGCCTTGAAGCTGTATTCCCAAGATAAGACTGGGATGGTGGACTTTGCTCTGGAGTCTGGCG GTGGCAGCATCTTAAGTACTCGCTGTTCTGAAACTTACGAAACCAAAACGGCGCTGATGAGTCTGTTTGGGATCCCGCTGTGGTACTTCTCGCAGTCCCCGCGCGTGGTCATCCAG CCTGACGTTTACCCCGGTAACTGCTGGGCATTTAAAGGCTCCCAGGGGTATCTGGTGGTGAGGCTCTCCATGATGATCCACCCAGCCGCCTTCACTCTGGAGCACATCCCTAAGACGCTGTCGCCAACAGGCAACATCAGCAGCGCCCCCAAGGACTTTGCCGTCTAC GGATTAGAAAATGAGTATCAGGAAGAAGGGCAGCTTCTGGGACAGTTCACATATGATCAGGACGGGGAGTCACTCCAGATGTTCCAGGCCCTG AAAAGACCCGACGACACAGCTTTCCAAATAGTGGAACTTCGGATTTTTTCTAACTGGGGCCATCCTGAGTATACCTGTTTGTATCGGTTCAGAGTTCATGGCGAGCCAGTCAAGTGA